The following coding sequences lie in one Deltaproteobacteria bacterium genomic window:
- a CDS encoding hydantoinase B/oxoprolinase family protein: MENKVIDPVTLEVIWNRFLSVANEQQDALIRTAFSTIVRESQDLACGMFDTKGRMISQSISGTPGHINAMATSMKHFLAAFPPDKLAPGDVLITNDPWQTAGQINDITITTPIFKNGKMVALFANTCHSADIGGRILSAEAREVFEEGLRIPIMKLFDRGEPNKILMQIVRTNVRQPDEVIGDFYAQTSCNETGGRALLEMMDEFNLDSIDEVAEEIIRRSEIAVRAEIAKLPSGEWSNETWSDGFEEPIVVRCKVKVAGDEIFIDFTGSSPQSTRGINVVLNYTHAYASFAIKAAICPDVPHNEGSFRPVHVSAPEGCILNALDPAPVASRQVIGHFIPSAIFAALSGAMPGRLMAPGADPIWLSVWRGQNPPFTLTVFQVGGTGARPTKDGLNAVGFPSGVAGVPAEVIESLSPVVLKRRELRADSGGPGTWRGGLGQLTEFARRGDGKWSVSSIADRTEYPAPGLLGGKSGAPGEVAMDDGKKLHAKALKDLTAKDVVHVNLPGGGGYGDPFKREAKKVLWDVIEGYVTVEAAEEKYGVAVAYHGKADALVRLPKEWQVDAVRTAALRGNR; this comes from the coding sequence ATGGAAAATAAAGTCATCGATCCGGTTACGCTGGAAGTGATCTGGAACCGATTTCTCTCGGTGGCCAACGAGCAGCAGGACGCGCTGATTCGCACGGCGTTCAGCACCATCGTCCGCGAAAGCCAGGATCTCGCCTGCGGCATGTTCGACACCAAGGGGCGGATGATCTCGCAATCGATCAGCGGCACGCCGGGCCATATCAATGCCATGGCGACGTCGATGAAACATTTTCTTGCGGCGTTTCCGCCAGACAAGTTGGCGCCGGGCGATGTTTTGATTACGAATGACCCCTGGCAAACCGCCGGACAGATCAACGACATCACGATCACCACGCCGATTTTCAAGAACGGCAAGATGGTCGCGCTGTTCGCCAACACTTGTCACAGCGCGGACATCGGCGGGCGGATTCTTTCCGCCGAAGCGCGCGAAGTTTTCGAAGAGGGACTGCGCATCCCGATCATGAAGCTGTTCGACCGCGGCGAGCCGAATAAAATACTCATGCAGATCGTCCGCACCAACGTGCGCCAACCGGATGAGGTGATCGGCGATTTTTACGCCCAGACTTCGTGCAACGAAACCGGCGGGCGGGCGCTGCTTGAAATGATGGATGAGTTCAATCTCGATTCGATTGACGAAGTCGCGGAAGAAATTATCCGCCGATCGGAAATTGCCGTGCGCGCCGAAATCGCCAAGCTGCCGAGCGGCGAATGGTCTAACGAAACCTGGAGCGACGGTTTCGAAGAACCGATCGTCGTCCGCTGCAAAGTGAAAGTCGCCGGCGACGAAATCTTTATCGACTTCACCGGCTCCTCGCCGCAGAGCACGCGCGGTATCAACGTCGTGCTCAATTACACTCACGCGTATGCCAGCTTCGCGATCAAGGCGGCGATCTGTCCCGACGTGCCGCATAACGAGGGCAGCTTTCGCCCGGTGCATGTGAGCGCGCCCGAAGGTTGCATTCTCAACGCCCTCGATCCCGCGCCGGTGGCGAGCCGCCAGGTGATCGGCCATTTCATTCCGAGCGCGATCTTCGCGGCGCTGTCCGGGGCGATGCCGGGACGGCTGATGGCGCCGGGCGCCGATCCGATTTGGCTGAGCGTTTGGCGCGGCCAGAATCCGCCGTTTACTTTGACCGTATTTCAAGTCGGCGGCACCGGCGCGCGTCCAACGAAGGATGGTTTGAACGCCGTCGGCTTTCCCAGCGGCGTCGCCGGTGTGCCCGCCGAAGTGATCGAGAGTTTGTCGCCGGTCGTGTTGAAGCGGCGCGAATTGCGCGCGGATTCCGGCGGGCCGGGAACTTGGCGCGGCGGTTTAGGACAATTGACCGAATTCGCCCGGCGCGGCGACGGCAAATGGAGCGTCAGCTCCATCGCCGACCGCACCGAATATCCCGCGCCCGGTTTGTTGGGCGGTAAATCGGGCGCGCCCGGCGAAGTTGCCATGGATGACGGCAAAAAACTCCACGCCAAGGCGCTCAAAGACTTGACCGCCAAAGATGTCGTCCACGTCAATCTGCCCGGCGGCGGCGGCTACGGCGATCCGTTCAAACGCGAAGCGAAAAAAGTTCTTTGGGATGTCATCGAAGGGTACGTCACGGTGGAAGCGGCGGAAGAAAAATATGGCGTAGCCGTCGCTTACCACGGCAAGGCTGATGCGTTAGTCAGGTTACCTAAGGAGTGGCAAGTTGATGCCGTGCGGACGGCAGCGCTTCGAGGGAACAGGTAA
- a CDS encoding hydantoinase/oxoprolinase family protein, with the protein MSMYRVAIDIGGTFTDMLLVGDDGSAVIAKTLTTPGDPSLAVENALRPAFDDGSVDARQRGTLIHGTTLVTNALIERKGALTALLTTAGFRDAVEIGREHRYELYDLNLDLPKPLVPRHLRFDVPERVAADGSVLLLLDEPFVRRLVAELRDKGIKAIGVCYLNSFRNPAHEKRTAEIIAEIAPLIRVSLSSEVVAEIREFQRTSTTLANVYVQERVSDYLAQLQARLDQIGFRGSFFVMLSSGGIATRETASRFPVRLLESGPAAGAIAAAEAGMRSGHRDLLSFDMGGTTAKLCVIDDGQPLKTHEFEVDRVYRFRKGSGLPVRIPVIDMIELGAGGGSIARVDSLGLLKVGPDSSGADPGPVCYGQGGTQPTVTDADLVLGYLDANYFLGGKMKLDVDGTKKALERLGQPLKMSAEQVAWGIHQIVNENMANAARAHLGERGKDPRRMPMYAFGGAGPVHGYRVAEILRLPALISPFGAGVGSTFGLLAAPLAFDFVRSAYSRMDELDWNLANRLLDEMAKEGCQVLENSGLTKKDISYRRTADIRYVGQGHEVSVALPDGVLSWNDLARVTVEFERTYEALYGRKGPDVALEVINWRVVASGPRPDMNLKLARASSNKRSDARKGSRLAFFSETNGYVETAIFDRYALEPGMEFAGPAIVEERESTLIIGVSGRARVDERLNVVVGIGGMHDGK; encoded by the coding sequence ATGTCCATGTACAGAGTAGCCATCGATATCGGCGGGACCTTCACCGACATGCTGTTAGTTGGCGACGATGGCAGCGCCGTCATCGCCAAGACTTTGACCACGCCTGGCGATCCGAGCTTGGCGGTGGAGAATGCGCTGCGGCCGGCGTTCGATGATGGCTCGGTGGACGCCCGACAGCGTGGCACATTGATTCACGGTACGACGCTGGTCACCAATGCGCTGATCGAGCGCAAAGGAGCACTCACCGCATTGCTCACCACGGCTGGCTTTCGCGATGCGGTGGAGATCGGCCGGGAACATCGCTACGAGCTGTACGATCTCAATTTAGATTTGCCCAAGCCTTTAGTACCGCGCCATCTGCGCTTCGATGTGCCGGAACGAGTCGCTGCCGACGGCAGCGTGCTACTCTTATTAGACGAGCCGTTTGTCCGCAGGTTAGTTGCTGAGCTGCGCGACAAAGGCATCAAAGCGATCGGCGTTTGTTATCTCAATAGTTTTCGCAATCCCGCCCATGAAAAGCGCACGGCGGAGATTATCGCTGAGATCGCTCCGCTGATCCGCGTGTCGCTCAGCTCCGAAGTGGTCGCCGAGATCCGTGAGTTTCAGCGCACCAGCACGACGCTGGCGAATGTCTACGTGCAAGAGCGGGTTTCGGATTATCTCGCACAACTGCAAGCGCGTTTGGATCAGATCGGATTTCGCGGCAGTTTTTTCGTCATGCTTTCGAGCGGCGGCATTGCCACGCGAGAAACGGCTTCGCGCTTTCCCGTGCGCTTGCTCGAATCCGGTCCCGCCGCCGGTGCGATTGCCGCCGCCGAAGCGGGCATGCGCTCGGGCCATCGCGATCTACTTTCCTTCGACATGGGCGGGACGACCGCTAAACTCTGCGTCATCGACGACGGCCAGCCGCTGAAAACTCACGAGTTCGAGGTTGACCGTGTTTATCGATTTCGCAAAGGCAGCGGTTTACCGGTGCGCATTCCGGTCATCGATATGATCGAGCTCGGCGCCGGCGGCGGCAGCATCGCGCGGGTAGATTCGCTTGGACTTCTCAAAGTCGGGCCGGATAGTTCGGGCGCCGACCCTGGACCGGTCTGTTACGGCCAAGGCGGCACGCAGCCGACGGTGACCGATGCCGATCTCGTTCTCGGTTATCTCGACGCCAATTATTTTCTCGGCGGTAAGATGAAGCTCGATGTGGACGGCACCAAGAAAGCGCTGGAACGCTTAGGCCAGCCGTTGAAGATGTCGGCGGAGCAAGTCGCCTGGGGCATTCATCAGATCGTCAATGAGAACATGGCCAATGCCGCGCGCGCTCATTTGGGCGAGCGCGGCAAAGATCCGCGGCGTATGCCGATGTACGCCTTTGGCGGCGCCGGTCCGGTGCATGGTTATCGGGTCGCGGAGATTCTCCGCTTGCCGGCTTTGATTTCGCCCTTCGGCGCCGGCGTCGGTTCGACGTTCGGTTTGCTCGCCGCTCCGTTGGCGTTCGATTTCGTGCGCAGCGCTTACAGCCGCATGGACGAGCTTGATTGGAATTTGGCCAATCGTTTGCTCGATGAAATGGCCAAGGAAGGTTGTCAGGTTTTAGAAAATTCCGGTTTGACTAAAAAGGATATCAGCTACCGACGCACCGCCGACATTCGTTACGTTGGCCAAGGACATGAGGTGTCTGTTGCATTGCCGGATGGAGTATTGAGTTGGAATGACTTAGCTCGCGTGACGGTCGAATTCGAACGTACCTACGAAGCGCTCTACGGCCGCAAGGGACCGGACGTAGCGCTCGAAGTAATCAACTGGCGCGTGGTCGCGAGCGGGCCGCGGCCGGATATGAATTTGAAACTTGCGCGCGCATCATCGAACAAACGTAGCGATGCGCGCAAAGGTTCGCGCTTGGCGTTTTTTTCCGAAACTAATGGTTACGTCGAAACCGCGATCTTCGATCGCTACGCGCTTGAACCCGGAATGGAATTCGCTGGGCCGGCGATCGTCGAAGAGCGCGAATCGACTTTGATCATCGGCGTGAGCGGCCGGGCGCGGGTCGACGAACGCTTGAACGTCGTTGTTGGAATAGGCGGGATGCACGATGGAAAATAA
- a CDS encoding LLM class flavin-dependent oxidoreductase encodes MAKTRVGYALGYGKFTNVREMSDVMKQAEERGFEMAFFSETVELMRDSVSSLAAISLATKNMVMGTTQIVRLRGPVVMAQSLATLDELSGGRITAAPGACTKSHARVHALPQDVGATPTEVLREYIESMRLLFSGDKVSYHGKFVNFDNVGLGWKPVRAHIPFYVPATATIGLKLAGAVGDGVILNAVCSPEYTANALKIIKESAEQAGRDFSKFFVAQIINCSIEDDHKKALDAVRWEVATKLDPVQISFIAAPKMKVGEPYIHKEDIPLFEKAHAAGGMEGLIKAIPDSYVEGMTASGTPDEVKKRVQQYRDAGVQVPLLRPAAAHQTQRLLDLFAQ; translated from the coding sequence ATGGCGAAAACAAGAGTCGGTTACGCCTTAGGCTACGGCAAATTCACCAACGTAAGAGAAATGTCCGATGTCATGAAGCAGGCGGAAGAGCGCGGCTTCGAGATGGCTTTTTTCTCCGAGACCGTCGAGCTCATGCGCGATTCGGTGAGTTCGCTGGCGGCGATCAGTTTGGCGACCAAGAACATGGTCATGGGCACGACCCAGATCGTGCGTCTGCGCGGTCCGGTGGTGATGGCGCAGTCGCTGGCGACCTTGGATGAACTTAGCGGCGGGCGGATCACCGCCGCGCCGGGAGCTTGCACCAAGAGCCACGCGCGGGTGCATGCGCTGCCGCAGGATGTCGGCGCGACGCCGACCGAAGTGCTGCGCGAATATATCGAGTCGATGCGTTTGCTGTTCAGCGGCGACAAGGTTTCCTATCACGGCAAGTTCGTCAACTTCGATAACGTCGGCCTAGGCTGGAAGCCGGTGCGCGCGCATATTCCATTTTACGTTCCAGCGACGGCGACCATCGGTTTGAAGCTCGCGGGCGCGGTCGGTGACGGCGTTATTTTGAATGCCGTCTGCTCGCCTGAATATACGGCAAACGCGCTCAAGATCATCAAAGAGTCGGCCGAGCAAGCCGGGCGTGACTTTTCGAAATTCTTTGTCGCGCAGATCATCAACTGCTCCATCGAAGACGATCATAAAAAAGCGCTCGACGCAGTGCGCTGGGAAGTGGCGACCAAGCTCGACCCGGTGCAAATTTCGTTTATCGCCGCGCCGAAGATGAAGGTCGGTGAACCGTACATTCACAAAGAAGATATTCCGCTGTTCGAAAAGGCCCACGCCGCGGGCGGCATGGAAGGGTTGATCAAAGCGATTCCCGACTCCTACGTCGAAGGCATGACCGCCAGCGGCACGCCGGACGAAGTGAAAAAGCGCGTGCAGCAATACCGCGACGCCGGCGTCCAGGTGCCGCTGCTGCGTCCGGCGGCGGCGCATCAGACCCAGCGGTTGTTGGATCTGTTCGCTCAATAG